The following are encoded together in the Bradyrhizobium sp. CCGUVB1N3 genome:
- a CDS encoding aromatic/alkene/methane monooxygenase hydroxylase/oxygenase subunit alpha: MSGTLTLNKITAQRGISVGEAAKKIADLGWNPSYVQEAMTFPTDYKITKAPKDPMKQVLRSYFPMQEEKDNRVYGALDAALRGDMFRNVEPRWVEWMKLFLAIIPFPEISAARSMAMVGRLAPGEDLRTGFTMQMVDEFRHSTIQMNLKKWYMENYIDPAGFDITEEAFGKCYATTIGRQFGEGFITGDAITSANVYLTVVAETAFTNTLFVAMPSEAARNGDYALPTVFLSVQSDESRHIGNGHSMLMSMLKEPENHLLLERDMRYAFWQNHAIVDAAIGTFIEYGTTNRDKTKESYAEMWHRWIFEDYYRTYMLPLEKYGIKIHHDDVQTAWKRLTEKHYVHKVAQFFAVGWSANFWRIEAQTDKDFEWFEHKYPGWYAQFGEFWKWYEKLSHRGQTNILFNSDVGYVYPHRCWSCLVPCLIREDIVTDEIDGKLYTFAHEIDRWTAVEAFAGEYEGRPTPAMGRFSGRREWESVYHNVDIADAIKDLGFVRTDGKTLVAQPHLRFDEKEMWTLDDVRGHILKSPLLTLREMSPADREAHLADYRKGFTINPCN, from the coding sequence ATGTCTGGAACTTTAACACTCAACAAGATCACCGCCCAGCGCGGCATTTCCGTCGGCGAAGCTGCAAAGAAGATTGCGGATCTCGGGTGGAATCCGTCCTACGTGCAGGAAGCGATGACCTTCCCCACGGACTACAAAATCACGAAGGCGCCGAAGGATCCGATGAAGCAAGTCCTTCGCTCCTACTTCCCAATGCAGGAAGAAAAGGACAACCGCGTCTATGGCGCGCTCGATGCTGCTCTGCGCGGCGACATGTTCCGCAACGTCGAGCCGCGCTGGGTCGAGTGGATGAAGCTCTTCCTGGCGATCATCCCGTTTCCAGAGATCTCCGCTGCGCGGTCCATGGCCATGGTCGGGCGCCTTGCCCCCGGCGAAGATCTGCGCACCGGCTTCACGATGCAGATGGTCGACGAGTTCCGTCACTCGACGATCCAGATGAACCTGAAGAAATGGTACATGGAGAACTACATCGACCCGGCCGGGTTCGACATCACGGAGGAGGCGTTCGGGAAATGCTACGCCACCACCATCGGCCGCCAGTTCGGTGAAGGATTCATCACCGGCGACGCCATCACGTCGGCGAACGTTTACCTGACCGTGGTCGCCGAGACCGCGTTCACGAATACGCTGTTCGTCGCCATGCCGTCGGAAGCGGCCCGCAACGGTGACTATGCGCTGCCGACAGTGTTCCTCTCGGTTCAGTCGGACGAAAGCCGCCACATCGGCAACGGCCACTCAATGCTGATGTCGATGCTGAAGGAGCCCGAGAACCATCTGCTGCTCGAGCGCGACATGCGCTACGCGTTCTGGCAGAACCACGCCATCGTGGATGCCGCCATCGGCACCTTCATCGAGTACGGCACCACCAACCGCGACAAGACCAAGGAGTCTTACGCGGAGATGTGGCACCGCTGGATCTTCGAGGACTATTATCGGACCTACATGCTGCCGCTCGAAAAGTACGGCATCAAGATTCATCATGACGACGTGCAGACCGCCTGGAAACGGCTGACCGAGAAGCACTACGTGCACAAGGTCGCGCAGTTTTTCGCAGTCGGCTGGTCGGCGAACTTCTGGCGCATCGAGGCCCAGACCGACAAGGACTTCGAGTGGTTCGAGCACAAGTACCCGGGCTGGTATGCTCAGTTCGGCGAGTTCTGGAAGTGGTACGAGAAGCTATCGCATCGCGGCCAGACCAACATCCTCTTCAACAGCGATGTCGGCTATGTCTATCCGCATCGTTGCTGGTCGTGCCTGGTGCCTTGCCTGATCCGCGAGGATATCGTCACGGATGAGATCGACGGCAAGCTCTACACGTTCGCCCATGAGATCGATCGCTGGACGGCGGTTGAAGCTTTCGCCGGCGAATATGAGGGGCGTCCGACCCCGGCGATGGGACGGTTCAGCGGCCGTCGCGAGTGGGAAAGCGTCTATCACAACGTGGATATCGCCGACGCCATCAAAGATCTGGGCTTCGTGCGTACGGACGGCAAGACCCTGGTCGCCCAGCCGCACCTGCGCTTCGACGAGAAGGAAATGTGGACGCTCGACGATGTCCGCGGCCACATTCTCAAGAGCCCGCTGCTCACCCTGCGGGAGATGAGCCCGGCCGACCGCGAGGCGCATCTCGCCGACTATCGCAAGGGATTCACCATCAATCCCTGCAACTAA